One window of the Salvia miltiorrhiza cultivar Shanhuang (shh) chromosome 6, IMPLAD_Smil_shh, whole genome shotgun sequence genome contains the following:
- the LOC130988796 gene encoding uncharacterized protein LOC130988796 isoform X1 — MQACGYLALGPTSFDGGGRPKFILGWSRRRPFSASAALNHTHYDVLGLLPNASTSQIKRAYRLLALKYHPDVNKEIGANEDFKSVRLAYEILINESTRSEYDKALRHQPSRRRPLGDEWSINQEYEDGLRLYRWAYLRRREKYWERDEEECDENERRECDEERGSLFEVVRSAFLSVFLMQTVGVRLSLTFSSLMALLDQNLDAGYKFGYLIAWIVGGRGGVLLSIFLSFASWVCGKTSSGVVALVVVAMWLGSNVARCAPIPQGALLTLLYMSIKLHIDLT; from the exons ATGCAGGCATGCGGCTACTTAGCGCTAGGGCCCACCTCTTTCGACGGTGGCGGTCGTCCCAAATTCATTCTTGGATGGAGTCGCCGTCGTCCATTCTCAGCTTCCGCCGCCCTCAACCACACTCACTACGACGTGCTCGGCCTCTTACCTAACGCTTCAACCTCACAAATCAAGAGGGCCTACCGTCTCCTCGCTCTCAAG TATCATCCCGATGTTAATAAGGAAATAGGAGCTAACGAGGATTTCAAGAGCGTCCGACTTGCTTATGAA ATACTGATTAATGAATCAACAAGGAGTGAATATGACAAAGCTCTCCGTCATCAACCTAGCAGAAGAAGGCCATTAGGGGATGAGTGGTCCATCAATCAAGAATACGAGGACGGTTTGAGGCTGTACAGATGGGCTTACCTGAGGCGGAGGGAGAAGTATTGGGAGAGAGATGAAGAGGAGTGTGATGAAAATGAGAGGCGTGAATGTGATGAGGAGAGAGGATCCTTGTTTGAAGTTGTTAGATCAGCATTCCTCAGTGTGTTTCTGATGCAGACAGTTGGTGTGCGGCTGTCTCTCACATTTAGTAGCCTtatggctctgttggaccaaaATCTTGATGCAGGATATAAATTTGGGTATTTGATTGCATGGATAGTGGGCGGAAGGGGCGGCGTCTTGCTTTCGATTTTCTTATCATTTGCAAGTTGGGTGTGTGGGAAAACCAGCAGTGGCGTAGTTGCTCTTGTAGTTGTTGCTATGTGGCTTGGTTCAAATGTTGCAAGGTGTGCTCCAATTCCACAAGGTGCTCTTCTCACTCTTCTCTACATGTCAATCAAGCTGCACATTGATCTAACCTAA
- the LOC130988796 gene encoding uncharacterized protein LOC130988796 isoform X2 yields the protein MQACGYLALGPTSFDGGGRPKFILGWSRRRPFSASAALNHTHYDVLGLLPNASTSQIKRAYRLLALKILINESTRSEYDKALRHQPSRRRPLGDEWSINQEYEDGLRLYRWAYLRRREKYWERDEEECDENERRECDEERGSLFEVVRSAFLSVFLMQTVGVRLSLTFSSLMALLDQNLDAGYKFGYLIAWIVGGRGGVLLSIFLSFASWVCGKTSSGVVALVVVAMWLGSNVARCAPIPQGALLTLLYMSIKLHIDLT from the exons ATGCAGGCATGCGGCTACTTAGCGCTAGGGCCCACCTCTTTCGACGGTGGCGGTCGTCCCAAATTCATTCTTGGATGGAGTCGCCGTCGTCCATTCTCAGCTTCCGCCGCCCTCAACCACACTCACTACGACGTGCTCGGCCTCTTACCTAACGCTTCAACCTCACAAATCAAGAGGGCCTACCGTCTCCTCGCTCTCAAG ATACTGATTAATGAATCAACAAGGAGTGAATATGACAAAGCTCTCCGTCATCAACCTAGCAGAAGAAGGCCATTAGGGGATGAGTGGTCCATCAATCAAGAATACGAGGACGGTTTGAGGCTGTACAGATGGGCTTACCTGAGGCGGAGGGAGAAGTATTGGGAGAGAGATGAAGAGGAGTGTGATGAAAATGAGAGGCGTGAATGTGATGAGGAGAGAGGATCCTTGTTTGAAGTTGTTAGATCAGCATTCCTCAGTGTGTTTCTGATGCAGACAGTTGGTGTGCGGCTGTCTCTCACATTTAGTAGCCTtatggctctgttggaccaaaATCTTGATGCAGGATATAAATTTGGGTATTTGATTGCATGGATAGTGGGCGGAAGGGGCGGCGTCTTGCTTTCGATTTTCTTATCATTTGCAAGTTGGGTGTGTGGGAAAACCAGCAGTGGCGTAGTTGCTCTTGTAGTTGTTGCTATGTGGCTTGGTTCAAATGTTGCAAGGTGTGCTCCAATTCCACAAGGTGCTCTTCTCACTCTTCTCTACATGTCAATCAAGCTGCACATTGATCTAACCTAA
- the LOC130988790 gene encoding uncharacterized protein LOC130988790: protein MKSVASSLPHRFIPRFAPFFSSSSSSSLLVGVKINRNNNGGNYPSLLSPFKSQTRMASTNQSASTAADVNPQLNVFQLIQAHQEKAARLPPIEEIRTLLNYSLRGVLSTFSLKYEGYPSGSMVDFACDAYGSPILAVSSLAVHTKDLLASPRCSLLVAKDPEDRTDLVIVVHGDALPVADTDKEAIRSAYLARHPEAFWVDFGDFQFLRIEPKVVRYVSGVATALLGSGEFGKEEFRTAKVDPIYQFSKPITSHMNKDHADETKLIVQHSTSVPVEFAEMLDIDSLGFNVKAGCEGNNFKLRIPFTRRATDRKDVKTLIVEMLEAARSQAQAA from the exons atgaagagtgTCGCTTCGTCCCTACCGCATCGCTTTATCCCTCGTTTCGCTcctttcttctcttcttcttcttcttcctccctCTTAGTTGGTGTTAAGATTAACAGGAACAATAATGGCGGCAATTATCCTTCACTCCTCTCCCCATTCAAATCGCAAACACGCATGGCTTCCACCAATCAG AGTGCTTCCACTGCCGCCGATGTCAACCCCCAACTTAATGTTTTCCAACTCATCCAAGCTCACCAG GAAAAAGCTGCTAGGCTGCCTCCTATAGAGGAAATTAGGACACTTCTCAATTACAGCTTACGCGGAGTCCTTTCTACTTTCTCTCTG AAGTATGAGGGGTACCCATCAGGGTCCATGGTGGACTTTGCTTGTGATGCTTATGGATCTCCAATATTAGCAGTTAGTAGTTTGGCAGTTCATACCAAG GACCTTTTAGCAAGTCCCAGGTGCTCGTTGCTTGTGGCGAAAGATCCTGAGGATAGGACCGATCTAGTTATTGTAGTGCACGGTGATGCCCTCCCT GTTGCTGACACTGATAAGGAAGCTATTCGTAGTGCATATTTGGCTAGACATCCTGAGGCTTTCTGG GTCGACTTTGGTGACTTCCAGTTCCTGCGGATTGAACCTAAAGTTGTTAGATATGTGTCAGGAGTTGCAACAGCTTTATTAGGATCGGGAG AATTCGGCAAGGAGGAATTTAGAACAGCAAAAGTGGATCCTATATACCAATTCTCAAAGCCTATAACG TCCCACATGAATAAAGATCATGCAGATGAGACAAAGCTGATAGTCCAGCACTCTACCTCTGTTCCG GTGGAATTCGCAGAGATGTTGGACATAGACAGTCTGGGTTTTAACGTGAAG GCTGGTTGTGAAGGGAACAATTTCAAGCTCCGGATCCCTTTCACAAGGCGTGCTACCGATAGAAA GGATGTGAAGACACTGATAGTAGAAATGCTTGAAGCTGCCAGAAGTCAGGCTCAGGCGGcttga
- the LOC130990522 gene encoding zinc finger BED domain-containing protein RICESLEEPER 2-like, giving the protein MDELFEFYKKQVNPTHPPRVTSSASHSHVTSSASHRQRHPRSKRSRGSCASLTRQSVEQQEEDDISKLTIYLSEKQHVEDIGPENEGDDDDGMDTFDILQWWQNNSVRYPILSVMARDILAIPISTVASKSAFSMGGRVLDQFRSSLSPKMVEALICSSDWLRSSSLFMNDEEDVSETEQENEFGMVMSSLGSREVNAAASAPVQSCTGPSSSRA; this is encoded by the exons ATGGATGAGTTGTTTGAGTTCTATAAGAAGCAGGTGAATCCCACTCATCCTCCACGAGTCACCTCATCTGCATCTCATTCACATGTCACTTCTAGTGCAAGCCATCGTCAACGACACCCTCGCTCTAAACGATCTCGAGGTTCTTGTGCTAGTTTAACACGACAGAGTGTTGAACAACAAGAAGAGGATGATATCTCAAAGTTGACAATTTATTTGTCAGAGAAGCAACACGTAGAGGATATTGGGCCAGAAAATGAAGGGGATGACGATGATGGGATGGACACTTTTGATATTTTGCAGTGGTGGCAGAATAACAGTGTGCGCTATCCTATTCTATCAGTTATGGCTAGAGATATTTTAGCTATTCCTATATCCACTGTGGCTTCTAAGTCGGCATTTAGCATGGGAGGTCGTGTTCTAGACCAATTTAGAAGCTCCTTGAGTCCAAAGATGGTTGAGGCTTTGATTTGCTCTTCAGATTGGTTGAGATCAAGCTCATTGTTCATGAATGATGAAGAAGATGTTTCTGAAACTGAACAAGAGAATGAATTTGGAATGG TGATGAGTTCACTTGGTTCTAGAGAGGTGAATGCCGCAGCAAGTGCACCCGTGCAAAGTTGTACCGGCCCCTCTAGCTCGAGAGCTTGA
- the LOC130988812 gene encoding uncharacterized protein LOC130988812 produces the protein MNPSPASLLPSVLFELLPIFLFPNPVALSSPSDRPTPSAASVRRRPALRHAASVYAALPFDSESVHDSRLLRDAAPPRRRPLRCSSAAPIKWKLHRNILNKLQMSLQMQIQMEKNLNLSHIQKPLLPQEKRGKLLRGKLLSKDPLVGQTTPWSKLK, from the exons ATGAACCCTAGTCCAGCTTCCCTCCTCCCGTCAGTTTTGTTCGAACTTCTGCCCATCTTCCTCTTCCCAAATCCCGTCGCCCTCTCCTCTCCGTCCGACCGTCCAACGCCGTCCGCCGCCTCCGTGAGACGCCGCCCTGCCCTTCGCCACGCTGCATCAGTCTACGCCGCCCTGCCCTTCGATTCTGAATCAGTCCACGACTCCAGGCTGCTCCGCGACGCAGCTCCGCCACGCCGCCGGCCACTTCGCTGTTCGTCCGCCGCCCCG ATTAAATGGAAGCTTCACAGGAACATACTCAACAAGCTTCAAATGTCCCTCCAAATGCAAATCCAAATGGAGAAGAACCTCAATCTCAGTCACATACAGAAGCCACTGTTACCACAGGAAAAAAGAGGAAAACTTCTGAGAGGAAAACTTCTGAGCAAAGATCCACTCGTTGGGCAGACTACACCGTGGTCGAAGTTGAAGTAA
- the LOC130990523 gene encoding uncharacterized protein LOC130990523 has translation MKGRWKRLNENINKWVAVSRKANARRSGMSDNDVEKEAHSIYEAGGNKFLDLVVFNEIMSKHPKWNVHDTTPVFRRQSEDVDDQQSGDSSKRSKTSKDGGFSITSNLETPTSEQLTATQILAMRLTRDAEAELIKTRIDLEREKLQRNAMKMKEKMLLQLLSKEHLSPKDEEMNVN, from the exons ATGAAAGGTCGCTGGAAACGTCTTAacgaaaatataaacaaatggGTTGCTGTTAGCAGGAAAGCAAACGCTCGAAGAAGTGGGATGAGCGACAACGATGTTGAGAAAGAAGCTCATTCCATTTACGAAGCAGGTGGAAACAAGTTTCTAGACTTGGTTGTATTTAATGAAATTATGAGTAAACATCCCAAGTGGAATGTTCATGATACCACCCCTGTTTTTCGCCGTCAAAGTGAAGATGTTGATGACCAACAAAGTGGTGACAGTTCGAAAAGATCAAAGACTTCGAAAGATGGGGGATTTTCTATCACATCTAATCTAGAAACTCCAACATCTGAACAGTTAACTGCGACTC AAATTCTTGCAATGAGACTCACTAGAGATGCCGAAGCTGAGTTAATAAAGACTCGAATCGATCTAGAGCGCGAGAAGTTGCAAAGAAACGCAatgaagatgaaagaaaaaatgtTGCTTCAATTGTTGTCGAAAGAGCACTTATCTCCAAAAGACGAAGAGATGAACGtcaactaa
- the LOC130988819 gene encoding arabinogalactan protein 12-like, with protein MALKMKVVLAAVAVAALSVQNVAASAEAMAPAPGPSDAAPLVPAMVASVAAMAFAMLF; from the coding sequence ATGGCATTGAAGATGAAGGTTGTGTTGGCAGCTGTGGCGGTGGCGGCATTGTCCGTCCAAAACGTGGCGGCGTCCGCGGAGGCAATGGCCCCGGCACCGGGCCCTTCGGACGCCGCCCCTTTGGTACCGGCGATGGTGGCTTCCGTTGCTGCAATGGCCTTTGCAATGCTCTTTTGA
- the LOC130988805 gene encoding uncharacterized protein LOC130988805: protein MEVEDEWELLSDEGYLEISDDAGKQIYSRNPAAAVVVHTNYFICPPPPQFVETTASRLLPAPDPDQPIQINIESDQDPISQVFFKKMKEAEFVDMKVESPKPSKFEAKEDPCKFDAEMAIENEKDDGANAWKRSLSGIGAICSFGVAAATFCIIVFTNKHPHHHNHKLQFRIYTDDKRRMKVKGAIAAVSGVPISRARITVGGYYDAAI, encoded by the exons ATGGAGGTTGAGGATGAGTGGGAGCTCCTCTCCGACGAGGGCTACCTCGAGATCAGCGACGACGCCGGCAAGCAGATTTACTCCCGCAACCCCGCCGCCGCCGTTGTTGTCCACACGAACTACTTCATCTGCCCGCCACCCCCTCAATTTGTCGAAACTACCGCCAGTCGCCTTCTCCCTGCTCCCGATCCTGATCAGCCGATTCAGATTAATATCGAGTCCGATCAGGATCCGATTTCACAAGTTTTCTTCaaaaagatgaaggaggctgAATTTGTCGACATGAAAGTGGAGTCGCCCAAGCCAAGCAAGTTTGAAGCTAAGGAAGATCCTTGCAAATTCGATGCAGAAATGGCGATCGAGAACGAGAAAGACGACGGCGCCAACGCGTGGAAGCGGAGCTTGAGCGGGATCGGCGCTATCTGCTCGTTCGGAGTGGCGGCAGCCACTTTCTGCATCATCGTCTTCACCAACAAACATCCTCACCACCACAACCACAAGCTCCAGTTTCGGATCTACACCGACGACAAG AGAAGAATGAAGGTAAAAGGGGCGATCGCGGCGGTGAGTGGAGTTCCGATAAGCAGAGCACGAATCACTGTGGGTGGCTACTATGATGCAGCAATTTGA